The SAR202 cluster bacterium genome segment CGCCCCTCCAGAACAAGGTTCAGTATCTGTGCTCTCTTCGCTTCTCGCTCGGTCAAATGTAGTCCTCTCATGGACTGACATATTCACTGAGCAGTTACCTACTGACAATATCACTGAGCAAAGACAAATTGCTTTCCTGGACTTGATACTTCCCCGGGGATTGACGTAAGCTGTCGAATCGTTTAATGTTTCGCGCTGCTGCAAAATCGAGAGCCGTTGTGTATCAGCGACGGCGATTAACCCGGAGGTAATATGCCGAAGTTTGAGGTGGTTTCCCTGCACGAAGCAGAGTCCAGGACCAGTACCGGCAAGCGCGCCGAGACGGCGCGTCAGTACCTTGGCTACGTGAACGGGCTGCGGGACGGCATAGCGGGCCGGCTGCGGCCGGACTCGAACGAGACGTTCGTCGCAGTCCGCCGCCGGCTGGGAGCGGCCGCGAAGGCGTCCGGGCGGGAGATTGTAATCAGGCGGAACGGTAACGACGTGTACTTCTGGTCGCGGGCATCGGAAACGGCGCCGAAGCGCGGCCGCGGGCGGCCCCGCAAGACGGTAGCCTAGTCGGCGCCTTCGCCGGCCAGCCTTCGCCTGCCGCCGCCACCCATTCCCCCCATCCCCTCGCCACGCATCCCGCGGCCGCCTTCGCGCCCCTCGCGCTGCGGCCGCGGCTTTTCGTCCCCGCCCACCGCGCTGAAAGAGCTGAGTTTCGCATAGAGGCCGTTCAGGGCCATTAGCTCCGCGTGCCTGCCCTTTTCTACTATGCGCCCCTTGTCAATCACCACGATGATATCCGCGTTGCGGATCGTCGAGAGGCGGTGAGCGATCACGACCGCCGTGCGCCCCTTGAGCAGCTCACCCAGCGCCTGCTGGATGACGAGCTCCGACTGGGTGTCGATGTTTGCGGTGGCCTCGTCCAGGATGAGTATTTGCGGCTCCGCAACGATCGCGCGGGCGAAGCTGATGAGCTGGCGCTGGCCGATACTAAGGTTGCTGCCGCGCTCCTGGAGAACGGTGTCGTAGCCCTTCTCCAGGCGGGTCACGAAGTCGTGCGCGCCGACGGCGGTTGCCGCCTTCACAATCTGCTCGTCCGTGATCCACTCCCGGTTATAACGAATGTTGTCCTTGATGGATGCGCCGGAGAAGAGGTACGGCTCCTGCGGGACGATGCTCATCTGGCGGGACAGCGACTTCTGGGTAACGTCGCGCAGGTCGTGGCCATCGATAGTGATCTTGCCCTCTGTGACATCGTAGAGTCGCAGGAGGAGCGAGACCATCGTCGTCTTGCCCGCGCCGGTTGGGCCGACGAAAGCGACCGTCTGGCCGGGCTGGACCTCCAGGTTGATCTCCTGGAGCACTGGCGTGTCCTTGGAGTAGTGAAAGCCCACGCCCTCGTACCGGATATGTCCCTTCACGGGCGGCAGCTCCACTGCCCCGGGCTTGTCCTCAACGTCGGGCGTGATGTCCAGTATCTCGAAGATTCGCTGGCCGGAGACCATGGCCCGCTGGAGGCCGCTGTACTCCTGGGTGAGGTTGCGGACCGGCTCAAAGAAGCGCTGGATGTAAAGCGCGAAGGCTACGAGGACGCCAACTTCCAGGTTGCCCTCCAGCACCATGATGCCGCCGAACAGGACGACGAGCGCCATGCCGAGGGATGTGAGGAGCTCCACGGTGGGGAAAAGGATGGCGGAGACGCGACTCGCCTCCAGGTTGGCGTCCAGGTTCTCGGTGTTGGACTTGCCGAAGCGCTTGATGTTCGCCTCTTCGCGGTTGAGGCTCTGGACGACCCGGACGCCGGATATGTTCTCTTGCAGGCCGGAGTTAACGTCGGCGATGGCCTTGCGCGCCCGCTGGAAAGAGCGGAGGGCAAAGCGCTGCCAGACGATGAGCACGATGAACAGAAGAGGGATGACGGTGAAGGTGATAAGCGCGAGCTCCCACTGCATCACGAGCATGACGACGACGATGCCGACGAGGCTGATGACCTGCGCCAGGCTGTTCACGACTATATTCAGCACCTCCTGGAGCTGCTGTACGTCGTTCTGGACGCGGGACATCACGCGGCCGACTTCGTTGCGGTCGAAGAACGACATCGAGAGGCGCTGGATGTGGCTGAAAAGCTGGACGCGGATCGTGTACAGCATGCGCTGGCCGATGTAGGACAGGAGGCGCTGGTGGGCGTAGCTCATGGCGAACTGGAGCGCGGCGACGCCGATAAAGATCGCGACGATCATGTTGAGGCCGCTGAGGTCGCGGGTGCGGATGTAGTCGTCGATGACGAGCTTTGTCAGCCACGGGAGTGCGACAACGGTGGCGGTGTAGACCATCATTGCCAGGAAGGTGATGACGACCAGCTTCATGTGGGGGCGCATGTAGCGCATCAGGCGGGTCACGACCTTGTGGTCATACGCTTTGCCGCCCTCGTCCTGGTCCAGGCCCAGGTGGCCGAAACGGCCGCCGCCCATACTCCCGCCGCCACCGCCCATTCGCCCGCCACCCATCATGCCGCCGCCGCCGAAGCCTCCTCCGAACCCGCCTCCGTACATATTTTGAAACTCCTTAGCTGTTCTCTGCCTGGGCGGCTTTGGCCATGATGGCGTCCGACGTGAGGTCTTCCTGCGGTCGGAACTGAAGGTCGTAGATCTTCTTGTAAAAGCCGTCCTTCGCGATCAGCTCTTCGTGAGAGCCGCGCTCCACCACCTCGCCTCGCTCCAGCACGAGAATGAGGCTGGCCCGGCGGACTGTGGAGAGCCTGTGCGCGATGACGATGGTTGTCCTGTCTTTTGTCACCTCGGCCAGAGCCTGCTGAATCTGGAACTCGGTCCCCATGTCTACGCTGGAGGTGGAATCGTCCAGGATCAGGATGGGCGGGTCCAGAAGCAGCGTGCGCGCAATGGCGAGGCGCTGGCGCTGGCCGCCGGAGAGGGTGAGGCCACGCTCACCGACGCTGGTGTCATATCCGCGCGGGAGCTTTTCTATGTGGTCGTGTATCTGCGCAACACGCGCCGCCCACTCC includes the following:
- a CDS encoding ABC transporter ATP-binding protein gives rise to the protein MYGGGFGGGFGGGGMMGGGRMGGGGGSMGGGRFGHLGLDQDEGGKAYDHKVVTRLMRYMRPHMKLVVITFLAMMVYTATVVALPWLTKLVIDDYIRTRDLSGLNMIVAIFIGVAALQFAMSYAHQRLLSYIGQRMLYTIRVQLFSHIQRLSMSFFDRNEVGRVMSRVQNDVQQLQEVLNIVVNSLAQVISLVGIVVVMLVMQWELALITFTVIPLLFIVLIVWQRFALRSFQRARKAIADVNSGLQENISGVRVVQSLNREEANIKRFGKSNTENLDANLEASRVSAILFPTVELLTSLGMALVVLFGGIMVLEGNLEVGVLVAFALYIQRFFEPVRNLTQEYSGLQRAMVSGQRIFEILDITPDVEDKPGAVELPPVKGHIRYEGVGFHYSKDTPVLQEINLEVQPGQTVAFVGPTGAGKTTMVSLLLRLYDVTEGKITIDGHDLRDVTQKSLSRQMSIVPQEPYLFSGASIKDNIRYNREWITDEQIVKAATAVGAHDFVTRLEKGYDTVLQERGSNLSIGQRQLISFARAIVAEPQILILDEATANIDTQSELVIQQALGELLKGRTAVVIAHRLSTIRNADIIVVIDKGRIVEKGRHAELMALNGLYAKLSSFSAVGGDEKPRPQREGREGGRGMRGEGMGGMGGGGRRRLAGEGAD